From the genome of Eucalyptus grandis isolate ANBG69807.140 chromosome 2, ASM1654582v1, whole genome shotgun sequence, one region includes:
- the LOC104433465 gene encoding ALBINO3-like protein 1, chloroplastic: MSHSLSVAATNHVLSPFPRPAAAPAAATSQLLLRRSLFGALSPPLRPLPPPPPPLRGALCVARLGFNPDPESAEVFVREVFGRAEGLLYTIADAAVSSSSPDAVAGETVAKQNGDWLSGITNYMESVLKVLKDGLSTVHVPYAYGFAIILLTVLVKAATFPLTKKQVESAMAMRSLQPQIKAIQERYAGDQERIQLETARLYKLAGINPLAGCLPTLATIPVWIGLYRALSNVADEGLLTEGFFWIPSLAGPTTIASRQNGSGISWLFPFVDGHPPLGWSDTLAYLVLPVLLVFSQYVSVQIMQSSQSNDPSMKSSQAITKFLPLMIGYFALSVPSGLSLYWLTNNILSTAQQVWLQKLGGANNPLKQFRNNTIKLDEAQNQKSESEVISTNKVEEKKILTVEGPRPGERFKQLKEQEERRRQEREQQKKDATVAVKEIPVADEGREKESSMPEVNNETRPPLVNKSTEEPQYANSTYHLSNGGVVVNGNLSSPELQEDENASDKGAAVTNNDAERSDN; encoded by the exons ATGTCCCATTCTCTCTCCGTCGCCGCCACGAACCACGTCCTCTCCCCCTTCCCTcgtcccgccgccgcccccgccgccgcgaCGAGCCAGCTTCTCCTCCGCCGCTCGCTCTTCGGCGCCCTCTCGCCTCCTCTCCgtccgctgccgccgccgcctccgcccctTCGCGGCGCGCTCTGCGTCGCTCGCCTAGGGTTCAACCCGGACCCCGAGAGCGCGGAGGTCTTCGTCAGGGAGGTCTTCGGCAGGGCCGAGGGGTTGCTCTACACGATCGCCGATGCCGCCGTCTCGTCGTCCTCCCCCGATGCCGTCGCGGGCGAGACGGTCGCTAAGCAGAACGGCGATTGGCTCTCCGGCATCACCAATTACATGGAGAGCGTTCTCAAG GTCCTAAAGGACGGACTTTCTACTGTGCATGTACCGTATGCATATGGATTTGCAATTATTCTCCTGACAGTACTTGTCAAGGCTGCTACGTTTCCCTTGACAAAGAAACAG GTAGAATCAGCTATGGCAATGCGCTCTCTGCAACCACAGATAAAAGCTATTCAGGAACGATATGCGGGTGATCAG GAGAGAATTCAACTTGAAACTGCTCGATTGTATAAACTAGCTGGAATAAATCCACTAGCAG GTTGCTTGCCCACACTTGCCACAATACCAGTGTGGATCGGGCTTTATAGGGCTCTTTCAAATGTGGCAGACGAG GGACTCCTTACAGAAGGTTTCTTCTGGATACCTTCCCTGGCGGGACCAACAACAATTGCATCTCGACAAAACGGAAGTGGAATCtcttggctttttccttttgta GATGGTCATCCACCCCTTGGATGGTCAGATACACTGGCTTACCTTGTTTTGCCTGTGTTGCTGGTCTTTAGTCAGTACGTGTCTGTCCAAATCATGCAGTCATCTCAG AGCAATGATCCAAGCATGAAGAGTTCTCAAGCAATAACAAAATTCCTACCTCTAATGATTGGATATTTTGCCCTTTCTGTTCCTTCTGGCCTAAGCCTTTATTG GCTGACAAACAACATATTGAGCACTGCACAACAAGTGTGGCTTCAAAAGTTAGGTGGCGCTAATAATCCGCTCAAACAATTTCGCAACAACACGATTAAACTAGATGAAGCGCAAAATCAGAAGAGTGAATCTGAGGTTATCTCTACCAACAaggttgaagaaaagaaaattttgactGTGGAGGGACCCCGCCCTGGTGAAAG GTTCAAGCAATTAAAGGAGCAAGAGGAGAGAAGGCGGCAGGAGAGAGAACAGCAAAAGAAAGACGCAACAGTGGCTGTTAAAGAAATCCCAGTAGCAGATGAAGGGCGTGAAAAAGAAAGCAGTATGCCAGAGGTAAATAATGAGACTAGACCACCGTTGGTGAATAAGAGCACTGAAGAACCTCAATATGCGAATAGCACTTATCATTTGTCAAATGGTGGAGTAGTTGTCAATGGCAACCTTTCGAGTCCTGAACTGCAGGAAGATGAGAATGCATCAGATAAAGGTGCTGCTGTCACAAATAATGATGCTGAAAGGAGTGATAACTAG
- the LOC104433464 gene encoding photosystem II core complex proteins psbY, chloroplastic translates to MAATVSTMAMLNAKCLATCSASQPKLNPTKPSLKPTFLNLPAGLLSSASASSPKPAHTLAASAIAGAVFSALSHADSALAAQQIAELAEGDNRGLALLLPIIPAIAWVLFNILQPALNQINRMRSSKGVIVGLGLGGLVGYGFGAQDAAAAELAAIAEASGSDNRGQLLLFVVAPAILWVLYNILQPALNQINRMRSR, encoded by the coding sequence ATGGCGGCGACGGTCTCCACCATGGCCATGCTCAACGCCAAGTGCTTGGCCACCTGCTCCGCCTCGCAGCCCAAGCTCAACCCCACGAAGCCGTCCCTCAAGCCCACCTTCCTCAACCTCCCCGCGGGcctcctctcctccgcctccgcctcctcccccAAGCCCGCCCATACCCTGGCCGCCTCCGCCATCGCCGGGGCCGTCTTCTCCGCGCTCAGCCACGCCGACTCGGCCCTCGCGGCCCAGCAGATCGCCGAGCTGGCCGAGGGCGACAACCGCGGGCTCGCGCTGCTGCTGCCCATCATCCCGGCCATCGCCTGGGTCCTCTTCAACATCCTCCAACCGGCGCTGAACCAGATCAACCGGATGAGGAGCTCCAAGGGGGTGATCGTCGGGCTGGGGCTGGGCGGGCTCGTCGGATACGGGTTCGGGGCCCAGGATGCGGCGGCGGCCGAGCTGGCGGCGATCGCCGAGGCCTCGGGGAGCGACAACAGAGGGCAGCTCTTGCTTTTTGTAGTGGCGCCGGCCATCTTGTGGGTGCTCTACAATATATTGCAGCCGGCTTTGAACCAGATCAACAGGATGAGATCTCGGTGA
- the LOC104433463 gene encoding uncharacterized protein LOC104433463, translated as METKGQNYDAFEPTMMSATHTTNEHTTYTKPMKVPSHTSEGNNEGDPSQSITKVDLLSGDRLDKGENNMSQASEGETIVRTAIVEPLDVHETKVESSQQITEKVNFENTEEKKTKKRRKKSGRSTVENLPSVEVRDPKSNTNDTLLISATVDETANGHISYMKPMEAPSHTSEGNNEGDPAQSILNVDLPIGDHIAKGENNLSPTRGGGTMVRAAAAEPLDVHGTKAESLERIIDKEMIIESTEENTNKKRKKSRRSTVENIRSVDMEDPDSHDNDPLPISATVNETDNGHSSYMKTAKASSHTREGNNEGNPPRSIRDVLPSDDHPDEVNNHVRAVNESDIINFSDYFAPRQLQQEALAPDNSVVDGGTKENRAAGKVKSKRRKKADATVDGSSSGLQSSLVSNGQQDGLKSPTGNSYSIQIQESLANDKNERSGSSKKNPPVGPGSTDLTLLSSKSDKFKIRAEEVPGAKVIVVTPNLEKDSETSAASGSDMKRTKNVKAGNKRRSGVDRYRLAFRKSSHQHSEEVVDTSERKKSLLATSVPIFEDEGSGSSAEAEGIEDSDASTRTPSDKLLSDYSDGDSNANLDSPWDGNLLRKNDVGSGIKKSQSSDRKDLTLDKILRSSSRYKKAKLAASQSQLEDSESQPLEFVPDSQANS; from the exons ATGGAGACGAAAGGTCAAAACTATGATGCTTTTGAACCAACAATGATGAGTGCCACTCACACTACTAATGAGCATACCACGTACACGAAGCCCATGAAAG TTCCGTCACATACATCCGAAGGCAATAATGAGGGTGACCCTTCTCAATCCATCACTAAGGTGGATCTCCTCAGTGGTGACCGTTTAGATAAAGGAGAAAACAATATGTCTCAAGCCAGTGAAGGAGAAACGATAGTGAGGACAGCTATCGTGGAGCCTCTTGATGTTCATGAAACTAAGGTGGAATCCTCACAACAAATCACTGAGAaggtaaattttgaaaatactgaagagaagaagacaaagaagagaagaaagaaatcagGAAGATCAACCGTGGAGAATCTACCCAGTGTAGAAGTGAGAGATCCAAAGTCCAACACTAATGATACACTACTCATTAGTGCGACCGTGGATGAGACTGCTAATGGGCATATTAGTTACATGAAGCCCATGGAAG CTCCATCACACACATCTGAAGGAAATAATGAGGGTGACCCTGCTCAATCAATTTTGAATGTGGATCTTCCTATTGGTGACCATATAGCTAAAGGAGAAAACAACTTGTCTCCAACAAGGGGAGGAGGTACAATGGTGAGGGCTGCTGCTGCAGAGCCTCTTGATGTGCATGGGACTAAGGCAGAATCCTTAGAACGAATCATTGACAAAGAAATGATCATTGAAAGCACTGAAGAGAAtacaaataagaaaagaaaaaaatcacgaAGATCAACTGTGGAGAATATACGCAGTGTAGATATGGAAGATCCCGACTCTCATGATAATGATCCACTACCCATTAGTGCAACTGTGAATGAGACTGATAATGGACATTCCAGTTACATGAAGACTGCGAAAG CTTCATCACATACGCGTGAAGGAAATAATGAGGGCAACCCTCCTCGATCGATTAGGGATGTGCTCCCTAGTGATGACCATCCGGACGAAGTGAACAATCATGTGAGGGCAGTGAATGAAAGTGACATAATCAATTTCAGTGATTATTTTGCACCAAGGCAACTCCAGCAAGAAGCCTTGGCTCCTGACAATTCTGTTGTTGATGGAgggacaaaagaaaatagagcaGCTGGAAAggtcaaaagcaaaagaagaaagaaagctgATGCAACTGTTGATGGCAGCTCGTCTGGGTTGCAGAGTTCACTTGTATCAAATGGTCAGCAAGATGGACTAAAATCTCCTACTGGTAACTCCTACTCCATCCAAATTCAAGAATCACTAGCTAATGACAAGAATGAGCGATCAGGTAGCTCCAAGAAGAATCCTCCTGTAGGTCCTGGAAGTACAGACCTGACTTTGTTGTCTTCGAAATCGGATAAGTTTAAGATTAGAGCTGAAGAAGTTCCAGGGGCCAAAGTCATCGTTGTTACTCCGAATCTAGAGAAAGACAGTGAAACGTCAGCTGCATCAGGTTCTGACATGAAAAGAACCAAGAATGTTAAAGCGGGCAACAAGAGACGCTCAGGAGTTGACCGCTATCGTCTGGCTTTTAGGAAATCTTCTCACCAGCATTCTGAGGAAGTTGTCGATACATCTGAACGGAAGAAAAGCTTGTTAGCAACATCAGTCCCAATTTTTGAGGATGAAGGCAGTGGGAGTTCTGCAGAAGCTGAGGGAATTGAGGATTCCGATGCTAGCACCAGGACACCATCAGATAAGTTGTTATCTGACTACTCGGATGGCGACAGTAATGCAAATCTGGACTCACCTTGGGATG GGAACCTTCTAAGAAAAAATGATGTTGGGAGTGGCATCAAGAAATCACA GTCCTCAGACAGGAAGGATCTAACCCTTGACAAGATCCTCAGGAGTTCGAGCAGGTACAAGAAGGCCAAGCTAGCTGCTTCTCAATCGCAGCTTGAAGACTCTGAAAGCCAACCACTTGAATTCGTGCCTGATAGTCAAGCCAATTCATAG